In the Enterobacter cloacae subsp. cloacae ATCC 13047 genome, GGGGCAGTGTTCCTGATGAATATCGGTGCCCTGCTGGGGGCTGGCGTGCAGGAGCTTAAGGCGCTGCAGATCCTCAACGAGTTCGCTCCGCCCTGGCTGCAGGAGCGTATCGAAGCGGCAATGGAGTGTATGAGCGACGGTGACTCGCTGGGCATGGCGCTGCGCCAGAGCGGTTACGACTTCCCCAGCCGCGAGGCGGTCAACTACCTCTCGCTGCTGGATAAGGGCAACAGCGCTGCGTCACTCATTACTAACTATGCCGACCGCTGGCTCGAACAGGCGCTGACGCGTGTGGCCCGGCGGGCAAACGTCACCAAACTCTTTTCTCTCGTTCTGATTATGAGTTTCTTCTTACTCATCCTGCTGATGGTGATGCAGATTCAGGACATGAACACCTTCAACATACATTAAGGAACGACTATGTCATCTCAGACATCACATTATCACCAGCGCCAGCCAGACCGGGGCTGGGGTATCCTTGAGCACGGCAGCATTGCCCTGTTTACGGTTATCGTCATCTGCATTGTCGGGGCGCTTGTCTGGGGGCTCTCTGGCAAAAAGTCTGTTGCGGTGGAAACCTCAAATATCCAGACCGTTGTGACCAATGCCCAGCAACTCAAGCAGACCCAGGGCGGGTATAACTTTACCAGCGGCACCACGATGACCGGCACGCTGATTCAGCAGGGAGGCGCGCCAAAAGCTGGCTGGACGATTCAGGGGACGGCCAGTTCCGGCACGGGGACGATGTGGAACAGCTACGGTGGCCAGGTTGTCATGGCACCTGTGGCATCAAACGGATTCAATAATGGTTTCTCCGTCACCACGCAGAAAGTGCCGCAGGCCGACTGTATCTCC is a window encoding:
- a CDS encoding type 4 pilus major pilin; this translates as MSSQTSHYHQRQPDRGWGILEHGSIALFTVIVICIVGALVWGLSGKKSVAVETSNIQTVVTNAQQLKQTQGGYNFTSGTTMTGTLIQQGGAPKAGWTIQGTASSGTGTMWNSYGGQVVMAPVASNGFNNGFSVTTQKVPQADCISIATQLGSGGAFSAISINSTDYSDGLVSAEDAGKACTADTGMTGNNTLVFTHNG